One Gossypium raimondii isolate GPD5lz chromosome 3, ASM2569854v1, whole genome shotgun sequence genomic window carries:
- the LOC105797317 gene encoding probable E3 ubiquitin-protein ligase RHG1A isoform X2: MNIGYANSMGQEEQLGRWSLVDVNSSGTQNEVSHNEWKTDHRWSSSISASANAGPRLEGRRYEQNSLFAQSSNSDTVSQNLRLNVGFAGVDDNSCQVTERLNLHKPSGSENEQNLLGTGPEAFLLSSGSGRYVVDDNDSRPGCSYEGRRASCKRKALEGNVGQCSSSGSSGYFRSAESSAWHGISASHTAGSNVNISPPSRQVHPRLGLDVRGSASNSIPEQIVLPPTAESSHRNFHLRRNPSSIQEPIAHPIFPTGDMSWQAVVSSAQQPSRLFPANHSLELRSAPVVHNANSENPNIISHVPSLLLNGGSGPRTGSSSNSNPFADRDVPRARHKSRSMARNILHHPMFVPAPELRTLVRNPVLSSGNISSPGNVASTSHAGSNNGANVMSASTWVPHPNPSSQYPRRLSELVRQSLMSSLGTESGGQSNHSSLPSGPTTSPEAMLLSSHVASQVPHRLYPRSLPWLERQDAGFVGIPHSLRTLAAATEGRSRLVVSEIRNVLDLMRRGENLRFEDVMILDQSVLLGVADIHDRHRDMRLDVDNMSYEELLALEERIGNVSTGLSEETILNRLERRKHSSAPGAQLEAEPCCVCQEEYNDGEDIGTLECGHGFHADCIKQWLMHKNLCPICKTTGLTK; the protein is encoded by the exons ATGAACATTGGATATGCGAACTCTATGGGTCAAGAGGAGCAGCTTGGTAGATGGAGCTTGGTTGATGTTAACTCTAGTGGCACACAAAATGAGGTTAGCCATAACGAGTGGAAAACAGATCATAGGTGGTCATCTTCTATTAGTGCTTCTGCAAATGCTGGTCCCAGGTTAGAAGGGCGGAGGTATGAACAGAACTCTTTATTTGCCCAAAGTTCTAATTCTGATACTGTTTCTCAGAATCTGAGGTTAAATGTCGGATTTGCGGGTGTTGATGATAATAGCTGTCAAGTTACAGAACGGCTTAACCTCCATAAGCCTAGTGGATCTGAGAATGAGCAGAATTTACTGGGCACTGGTCCTGAAGCATTTCTACTTTCTTCTGGAAGTGGTAGGTATGTTGTGGATGATAATGATAGCAGACCTGGCTGCTCATATGAGGGTCGTCGTGCATCATGCAAAAGAAAGGCTCTGGAAGGAAATGTTGGGCAGTGCTCTTCTAGTGGAAGTTCTGGCTACTTTCGTAGTGCTGAAAGTAGTGCATGGCATGGCATTTCTGCTAGCCATACAGCAGGAAGCAATGTGAATATATCTCCCCCCTCAAGACAGGTGCACCCGAGACTTGGATTAGATGTCAGAGGATCAGCTTCTAACAGCATTCCCGAACAAATTGTTTTACCACCAACTGCAGAGAGCTCACACAGGAATTTCCATCTGAGAAGAAATCCTTCAAGTATACAGGAGCCTATTGCTCATCCGATATTTCCTACTGGTGATATGTCCTGGCAGGCTGTTGTTTCTTCTGCACAACAGCCATCAAGGCTTTTCCCAGCTAATCATTCTCTGGAATTAAGGTCAGCACCAGTGGTACATAATGCAAATTCTGAAAACCCGAATATCATAAGTCATGTTCCATCTTTGCTGCTAAATGGAGGTTCTGGTCCAAGAACGGGCAGTTCATCAAATTCTAATCCTTTTGCTGATAGAGATGTACCACGTGCAAGACACAAATCAAGAAGCATGGCTAGAAACATATTACATCATCCTATGTTTGTTCCTGCACCAGAATTAAGAACTTTGGTTAGAAATCCAGTTTTAAGCAGTGGAAATATAAGTTCTCCTGGAAATGTTGCCTCTACATCTCATGCAGGCTCAAATAATGGTGCCAATGTGATGTCTGCATCCACCTGGGTTCCTCATCCCAACCCCTCTTCACAATACCCCCGAAGGTTGTCTGAACTTGTTCGTCAATCATTAATGTCTTCCCTTGGCACTGAATCTGGAGGCCAGAGCAATCATTCTTCACTTCCTTCAGGACCTACTACTTCTCCGGAAGCGATGCTGCTTTCCTCTCATGTAGCTAGCCAGGTTCCCCATCGTCTGTATCCTAGGTCATTGCCATGGTTGGAGAGACAAGATGCTGGTTTTGTTGGAATTCCCCACTCATTGCGAACTTTAGCTGCTGCCACTGAAGGCAGAAGCAGGCTTGTTGTGTCTGAG ATTCGCAATGTATTGGATCTCATGCGTAGGGGGGAGAACTTACGGTTTGAG GATGTTATGATCCTTGATCAATCAGTACTTTTAGGGGTAGCTGATATTCATGATCGGCATAGGGATATGCGGCTCGATGTTGATAACATGTCATATGAG GAGTTATTGGCTCTGGAAGAGCGCATTGGTAACGTAAGCACTGGGTTGAGTGAAGAAACTATATTAAACCGTCTGGAACGACGAAAGCACTCTAGTGCACCAGGAGCTCAGTTAGAGGCAGAACCATGTTGTGTTTGTCAG GAAGAGTATAATGATGGAGAAGATATTGGGACACTGGAATGTGGCCATGGCTTCCATGCTGATTGCATTAAACAATGGTTGATGCACAAAAACTTGTGTCCCATCTGTAAAACAACGGGTTTGACTAAATGA
- the LOC105797317 gene encoding probable E3 ubiquitin-protein ligase RHG1A isoform X1: MQGQRGTVGSLPETIFVHSSTSSNAVAEQQDCWNNIRNPIENRLPDCLLSTNDMNIGYANSMGQEEQLGRWSLVDVNSSGTQNEVSHNEWKTDHRWSSSISASANAGPRLEGRRYEQNSLFAQSSNSDTVSQNLRLNVGFAGVDDNSCQVTERLNLHKPSGSENEQNLLGTGPEAFLLSSGSGRYVVDDNDSRPGCSYEGRRASCKRKALEGNVGQCSSSGSSGYFRSAESSAWHGISASHTAGSNVNISPPSRQVHPRLGLDVRGSASNSIPEQIVLPPTAESSHRNFHLRRNPSSIQEPIAHPIFPTGDMSWQAVVSSAQQPSRLFPANHSLELRSAPVVHNANSENPNIISHVPSLLLNGGSGPRTGSSSNSNPFADRDVPRARHKSRSMARNILHHPMFVPAPELRTLVRNPVLSSGNISSPGNVASTSHAGSNNGANVMSASTWVPHPNPSSQYPRRLSELVRQSLMSSLGTESGGQSNHSSLPSGPTTSPEAMLLSSHVASQVPHRLYPRSLPWLERQDAGFVGIPHSLRTLAAATEGRSRLVVSEIRNVLDLMRRGENLRFEDVMILDQSVLLGVADIHDRHRDMRLDVDNMSYEELLALEERIGNVSTGLSEETILNRLERRKHSSAPGAQLEAEPCCVCQEEYNDGEDIGTLECGHGFHADCIKQWLMHKNLCPICKTTGLTK; encoded by the exons ATGCAGGGGCAAAGGGGTACTGTTGGTTCCTTGCCCGAAACCATCTTTGTTCATAGCTCTACATCAAGTAATGCTGTTGCTGAACAGCAGGATTGCTGGAATAATATTCGAAATCCTATAGAAAACAGATTGCCTGATTGTTTGCTGTCAACCAATGACATGAACATTGGATATGCGAACTCTATGGGTCAAGAGGAGCAGCTTGGTAGATGGAGCTTGGTTGATGTTAACTCTAGTGGCACACAAAATGAGGTTAGCCATAACGAGTGGAAAACAGATCATAGGTGGTCATCTTCTATTAGTGCTTCTGCAAATGCTGGTCCCAGGTTAGAAGGGCGGAGGTATGAACAGAACTCTTTATTTGCCCAAAGTTCTAATTCTGATACTGTTTCTCAGAATCTGAGGTTAAATGTCGGATTTGCGGGTGTTGATGATAATAGCTGTCAAGTTACAGAACGGCTTAACCTCCATAAGCCTAGTGGATCTGAGAATGAGCAGAATTTACTGGGCACTGGTCCTGAAGCATTTCTACTTTCTTCTGGAAGTGGTAGGTATGTTGTGGATGATAATGATAGCAGACCTGGCTGCTCATATGAGGGTCGTCGTGCATCATGCAAAAGAAAGGCTCTGGAAGGAAATGTTGGGCAGTGCTCTTCTAGTGGAAGTTCTGGCTACTTTCGTAGTGCTGAAAGTAGTGCATGGCATGGCATTTCTGCTAGCCATACAGCAGGAAGCAATGTGAATATATCTCCCCCCTCAAGACAGGTGCACCCGAGACTTGGATTAGATGTCAGAGGATCAGCTTCTAACAGCATTCCCGAACAAATTGTTTTACCACCAACTGCAGAGAGCTCACACAGGAATTTCCATCTGAGAAGAAATCCTTCAAGTATACAGGAGCCTATTGCTCATCCGATATTTCCTACTGGTGATATGTCCTGGCAGGCTGTTGTTTCTTCTGCACAACAGCCATCAAGGCTTTTCCCAGCTAATCATTCTCTGGAATTAAGGTCAGCACCAGTGGTACATAATGCAAATTCTGAAAACCCGAATATCATAAGTCATGTTCCATCTTTGCTGCTAAATGGAGGTTCTGGTCCAAGAACGGGCAGTTCATCAAATTCTAATCCTTTTGCTGATAGAGATGTACCACGTGCAAGACACAAATCAAGAAGCATGGCTAGAAACATATTACATCATCCTATGTTTGTTCCTGCACCAGAATTAAGAACTTTGGTTAGAAATCCAGTTTTAAGCAGTGGAAATATAAGTTCTCCTGGAAATGTTGCCTCTACATCTCATGCAGGCTCAAATAATGGTGCCAATGTGATGTCTGCATCCACCTGGGTTCCTCATCCCAACCCCTCTTCACAATACCCCCGAAGGTTGTCTGAACTTGTTCGTCAATCATTAATGTCTTCCCTTGGCACTGAATCTGGAGGCCAGAGCAATCATTCTTCACTTCCTTCAGGACCTACTACTTCTCCGGAAGCGATGCTGCTTTCCTCTCATGTAGCTAGCCAGGTTCCCCATCGTCTGTATCCTAGGTCATTGCCATGGTTGGAGAGACAAGATGCTGGTTTTGTTGGAATTCCCCACTCATTGCGAACTTTAGCTGCTGCCACTGAAGGCAGAAGCAGGCTTGTTGTGTCTGAG ATTCGCAATGTATTGGATCTCATGCGTAGGGGGGAGAACTTACGGTTTGAG GATGTTATGATCCTTGATCAATCAGTACTTTTAGGGGTAGCTGATATTCATGATCGGCATAGGGATATGCGGCTCGATGTTGATAACATGTCATATGAG GAGTTATTGGCTCTGGAAGAGCGCATTGGTAACGTAAGCACTGGGTTGAGTGAAGAAACTATATTAAACCGTCTGGAACGACGAAAGCACTCTAGTGCACCAGGAGCTCAGTTAGAGGCAGAACCATGTTGTGTTTGTCAG GAAGAGTATAATGATGGAGAAGATATTGGGACACTGGAATGTGGCCATGGCTTCCATGCTGATTGCATTAAACAATGGTTGATGCACAAAAACTTGTGTCCCATCTGTAAAACAACGGGTTTGACTAAATGA